The following are from one region of the Paracoccus sp. S3-43 genome:
- the bhcR gene encoding HTH-type transcriptional regulator BhcR, with amino-acid sequence MSEPTRRRGRPRSAKDTGGTVQVLDRALDMLDLLAAHPGLTLSEVAERMEQSPSTVHRLLHSLAARGMVESDPATQAWNIGPATFRLGSAFMRRSGIVERARPILQALMKHTGETANLGILNGDAVLFVSQAETQETIRAFFPPGTRSPLHASGIGKALLAFGRPEILRGYLDGPGLTRFTDRTLTTPHALSEDMARIRARGFSFDDEEKSRGMRCIAAPVFDLTGEAIAGVSVSGPTHRIGHEHVKTLGAVVAAAAAELSAAMGG; translated from the coding sequence ATGTCTGAACCGACCCGCCGCCGGGGCCGCCCCCGCAGCGCCAAGGACACGGGCGGCACCGTGCAGGTGCTGGACCGCGCGCTTGACATGCTGGACCTGCTGGCCGCCCATCCGGGCCTGACGCTTTCCGAAGTGGCCGAGCGGATGGAGCAGTCGCCATCCACCGTCCACCGCCTGCTGCATTCGCTGGCCGCGCGCGGCATGGTGGAAAGCGACCCGGCCACGCAGGCCTGGAACATCGGCCCCGCGACCTTCCGGCTGGGGTCTGCCTTCATGCGCCGGTCGGGCATCGTCGAACGCGCCCGCCCGATCCTGCAAGCGCTGATGAAGCATACCGGGGAAACCGCCAACCTAGGGATCCTGAACGGCGATGCGGTGCTGTTCGTCAGCCAGGCCGAGACGCAGGAAACCATCCGCGCCTTCTTTCCGCCCGGCACCCGGTCGCCCCTGCACGCATCGGGGATCGGCAAGGCGCTGCTGGCCTTCGGCCGCCCCGAGATCCTGCGCGGCTATCTGGACGGTCCCGGCCTGACGCGGTTCACCGACCGGACGCTGACCACGCCCCACGCGCTGTCCGAGGACATGGCCCGCATCCGCGCCCGCGGCTTTTCCTTCGACGACGAGGAAAAATCGCGCGGAATGCGCTGCATCGCCGCCCCGGTCTTCGACCTGACCGGAGAGGCGATCGCAGGCGTCAGCGTCAGCGGCCCCACCCACCGGATCGGGCACGAGCACGTCAAGACGCTGGGCGCGGTGGTGGCGGCTGCGGCGGCGGAACTGTCCGCGGCGATGGGGGGCTGA
- the bhcA gene encoding L-aspartate--glyoxylate aminotransferase BhcA, with product MTSQNPVFIPGPTNIPEVLRKAVDMPTIDHRSPAFGRILHPALEGVKTVLKTTQGQVFIFPSTGTGGWETAITNTLSPGDKVLATRNGMFSHRWIDMCRRHGLDVQVVAQEWGEGVPADRFEEILTADKAHDIKVVLATHNETATGVRSDIAAVRRALDAAGHPALLFVDGVSSIGCYDFRMDEWGVDIAVTGSQKGFMLPPGLAIVGFSPKAMAAVETAKLPRTFFDIRDMARGYGANGYPYTPPVGLLNGLNVACQMLLDEGLENVFARHHRIAEGVRRAVAAWGMQLCAKRPDLYSDSVSAIRVPDGFDGNTIVSHALNAYGVAFGTGLGDVAGKVFRIGHLGSLTDVMALSGIATAEMVMADLGLPVTLGSGVAAAQDHYRHSAAALKKAA from the coding sequence ATGACCAGCCAGAATCCCGTGTTCATTCCCGGTCCGACCAATATCCCCGAGGTGCTGCGCAAGGCCGTGGACATGCCCACGATCGACCATCGCAGCCCGGCCTTCGGGCGGATCCTGCATCCCGCGCTGGAAGGCGTGAAGACGGTGCTGAAGACCACGCAGGGACAGGTCTTCATCTTCCCCTCGACCGGGACCGGCGGCTGGGAAACCGCCATCACCAACACGCTGTCGCCCGGCGACAAGGTTCTGGCGACCCGCAACGGCATGTTCAGCCACCGCTGGATCGACATGTGCCGGCGCCACGGGCTGGACGTCCAGGTCGTCGCGCAGGAATGGGGCGAAGGCGTTCCCGCCGACCGGTTCGAGGAGATCCTGACCGCCGACAAGGCGCACGACATCAAGGTCGTCCTGGCCACGCATAACGAGACCGCCACCGGCGTGCGCAGCGACATCGCCGCCGTCCGCCGCGCCTTGGACGCGGCGGGTCATCCGGCGCTGCTGTTCGTGGACGGGGTTTCGTCGATTGGGTGCTATGATTTCCGCATGGACGAATGGGGTGTCGATATCGCCGTCACCGGCAGCCAGAAGGGCTTCATGCTGCCCCCCGGCCTCGCCATCGTCGGCTTCTCGCCCAAGGCCATGGCGGCGGTCGAGACCGCCAAGCTGCCGCGCACCTTCTTCGACATCCGCGACATGGCGCGCGGCTATGGCGCCAACGGCTATCCCTATACCCCGCCGGTCGGACTGCTGAACGGGCTGAACGTCGCCTGCCAGATGCTGCTGGACGAGGGGCTGGAGAATGTCTTCGCCCGCCACCACCGCATCGCCGAGGGCGTGCGCCGCGCGGTCGCGGCCTGGGGGATGCAGCTCTGCGCCAAGCGGCCGGATCTCTATTCGGACAGCGTCAGCGCCATCCGCGTGCCGGACGGGTTCGACGGCAACACAATCGTCAGCCACGCGCTGAACGCCTATGGCGTGGCCTTCGGAACCGGGCTTGGCGATGTCGCGGGCAAGGTGTTCCGCATCGGCCACCTGGGCAGCCTGACCGATGTCATGGCGCTGTCGGGCATCGCCACGGCGGAAATGGTCATGGCCGATCTGGGCCTGCCCGTCACGCTGGGCAGCGGTGTCGCCGCCGCGCAGGACCATTACCGTCACAGCGCCGCCGCCCTGAAAAAGGCCGCGTGA